Proteins from a single region of Nakamurella deserti:
- a CDS encoding class I SAM-dependent methyltransferase produces the protein MDVPRRLGRRSTAWRGSLRRGLLVPRVAVLGSRAPRDPLLAWQRYWAGISTTGSGGEVLWDVDEDDEFDRYRELLLRHTDVSLPVVDLGCGNGRFTRRLATVYPRAIGVDVAAAAVDRARAETAADPRVEFRTVDVTAAGAVAALAAELGPVNLFVRGVLHVLDRPAQRRLAAGARQLVGGDGRLLLAETAFRGSGLQYLESLGAGPRAIPMPLARAIGGLPRPGAFGAAERAAAFPSSDWTVLVEGDTHIRAVPMRTTSVPEEIPGYLAVLAARTPPSGAPATHSPA, from the coding sequence GCCGTTCGACCGCCTGGCGCGGATCGCTGCGACGCGGCCTGCTGGTGCCGCGCGTCGCGGTGCTCGGGTCCCGGGCCCCGCGCGATCCGCTGCTGGCCTGGCAACGCTACTGGGCCGGGATCAGCACGACCGGGTCGGGCGGCGAGGTGCTCTGGGACGTCGACGAGGACGACGAGTTCGACCGGTACCGGGAGCTGCTGCTGCGCCACACCGACGTCTCGTTGCCGGTGGTGGACCTGGGGTGCGGCAACGGACGCTTCACCCGCCGGCTGGCGACCGTCTACCCCCGCGCGATCGGCGTCGACGTCGCCGCGGCCGCAGTCGACCGGGCCCGGGCGGAGACCGCCGCGGATCCGCGGGTGGAGTTCCGCACCGTCGACGTGACGGCGGCCGGAGCGGTCGCCGCACTGGCGGCGGAACTCGGCCCGGTCAACCTCTTCGTCCGCGGGGTGCTGCACGTGCTCGACCGACCGGCGCAGCGCCGGCTGGCCGCCGGCGCCCGGCAGCTGGTGGGAGGTGACGGCCGGCTGCTGCTGGCCGAGACCGCCTTCCGCGGCAGTGGCCTGCAGTACCTCGAATCGCTGGGAGCCGGCCCACGCGCCATTCCGATGCCGCTGGCTCGCGCGATCGGCGGCCTTCCGCGGCCCGGGGCCTTCGGCGCCGCCGAACGGGCGGCCGCCTTTCCCTCGTCGGACTGGACGGTGCTCGTCGAGGGCGACACGCACATCCGGGCGGTGCCGATGCGCACGACGTCGGTACCCGAGGAGATCCCGGGGTACCTGGCGGTGCTGGCCGCACGGACGCCCCCGTCCGGTGCCCCCGCTACGCACTCCCCGGCCTGA
- the pstB gene encoding phosphate ABC transporter ATP-binding protein PstB yields MAKRIDVEDLNVYYGDFLAVEGASINIAPLTVTAFIGPSGCGKSTFLRTLNRMHEVIPSGKVTGKVLLDGEDLYGPGVDPVNVRRTVGMVFQKANPFPSMSIYDNVIAGYKLAGSKKSKKEYDDIVERSLRGANLWEEVKTRLNRPGAGLSGGQQQRLCIARAIAVEPEVLLMDEPCSALDPISTLAIEDLISELKQSYTIVIVTHNMQQAARVSDRTAFFNLAGVGQPGKLIEYDETAKIFSNPSQKATEDYISGRFG; encoded by the coding sequence ATGGCCAAGCGCATCGACGTCGAGGACCTCAACGTCTACTACGGGGACTTCCTCGCGGTGGAAGGCGCCTCGATCAACATCGCCCCGCTCACCGTCACCGCCTTCATCGGGCCGTCCGGCTGCGGCAAGTCCACCTTCCTGCGGACCCTGAACCGGATGCACGAGGTGATCCCGTCCGGCAAGGTCACCGGCAAGGTGCTGCTCGACGGGGAGGACCTCTACGGCCCCGGCGTCGACCCGGTCAACGTCCGCCGCACCGTCGGGATGGTCTTCCAGAAGGCCAACCCCTTCCCGTCGATGTCCATCTACGACAACGTCATCGCCGGCTACAAGCTGGCCGGGTCGAAGAAGTCGAAGAAGGAGTACGACGACATCGTCGAGCGCTCGTTGCGCGGCGCGAACCTGTGGGAAGAGGTCAAGACCCGGCTGAACCGGCCGGGCGCCGGCCTGTCCGGCGGCCAGCAGCAGCGGCTGTGCATCGCCCGCGCCATCGCGGTCGAGCCCGAGGTACTGCTGATGGACGAGCCCTGCTCGGCGCTGGACCCGATCTCCACGCTGGCCATCGAGGACCTGATCAGCGAGCTCAAGCAGAGCTACACGATCGTCATCGTCACCCACAACATGCAGCAGGCCGCCCGGGTCAGCGACCGCACCGCGTTCTTCAACCTGGCCGGCGTCGGCCAGCCCGGCAAGCTCATCGAGTACGACGAGACCGCGAAGATCTTCTCCAACCCCAGCCAGAAGGCCACCGAGGACTACATCTCCGGCCGCTTCGGCTGA
- the pstA gene encoding phosphate ABC transporter permease PstA produces the protein MATLSYSDNRSPLKKAPSALVGNRIPSWAVPASAAIAVGLALAAKFGIGWEGWGTAFFTAAALFIIVLTAWSFSVEGKRRAKDRFASTLIYASFVAALVPLTLILGFIVVKGAGALDWNFLTHSMNGVSTRVGGGGVYAAILGTLLQVGLASLIALPVGILTAIYLVEYGKGRFAKAVTFFVDVMTGVPSIVAGLFVFTFLLLGFGLRPFGAAGSIALAILMLPVAVRSSEEMLKLVPRELRESSYALGVPKWRTILKVVLPTALSGLITSALLAIARVAGETAPLILLVGYAPRINADLFGDDQATLPMMIWDQLGKRGGSVTQFTIERAWGAALVLVLIILILNIVARLIAKLTQPKSR, from the coding sequence ATGGCGACGCTGAGCTACTCCGACAACCGGTCGCCGCTGAAGAAGGCGCCGTCCGCCCTGGTCGGCAACCGCATCCCGAGCTGGGCGGTCCCGGCCAGCGCGGCGATCGCGGTGGGTCTGGCCCTGGCCGCGAAGTTCGGCATCGGCTGGGAGGGCTGGGGCACCGCGTTCTTCACCGCGGCCGCGCTCTTCATCATCGTGCTCACCGCCTGGTCGTTCTCGGTCGAGGGCAAGCGCCGGGCCAAGGACCGGTTCGCCTCGACCCTCATCTACGCGTCCTTCGTGGCCGCGCTGGTGCCGCTGACGCTCATCCTCGGTTTCATCGTCGTCAAGGGCGCCGGGGCGCTGGACTGGAACTTCCTCACCCACTCCATGAACGGCGTCAGCACCCGGGTAGGAGGCGGTGGCGTCTACGCCGCCATCCTCGGCACCCTGCTGCAGGTCGGCCTGGCCTCGCTCATCGCGCTGCCGGTCGGCATCCTGACCGCCATCTACCTCGTCGAGTACGGCAAGGGCCGGTTCGCCAAGGCCGTCACCTTCTTCGTCGACGTGATGACGGGTGTGCCGTCGATCGTCGCCGGCCTGTTCGTCTTCACCTTCCTGCTGCTGGGCTTCGGGCTGCGCCCCTTCGGGGCCGCCGGATCGATCGCGCTGGCGATCCTGATGCTGCCGGTCGCGGTGCGGTCGTCGGAGGAGATGCTCAAGCTGGTGCCCCGCGAGCTGCGGGAGTCCTCCTACGCGCTCGGTGTGCCGAAGTGGCGCACCATCCTCAAGGTCGTGCTGCCCACGGCGCTGTCGGGCCTCATCACCTCGGCGCTGCTGGCCATCGCCCGCGTCGCCGGCGAGACCGCGCCGCTGATCCTGCTCGTCGGCTACGCCCCGCGGATCAACGCCGACCTGTTCGGTGACGACCAGGCGACGCTGCCGATGATGATCTGGGACCAGCTGGGCAAGCGCGGCGGCTCGGTCACCCAGTTCACCATCGAGCGCGCCTGGGGTGCGGCGCTGGTGCTGGTGCTGATCATCCTGATCCTCAACATCGTCGCCCGGCTCATCGCCAAGCTCACCCAGCCCAAGTCACGCTGA